The following proteins are encoded in a genomic region of Entelurus aequoreus isolate RoL-2023_Sb linkage group LG01, RoL_Eaeq_v1.1, whole genome shotgun sequence:
- the LOC133660902 gene encoding carboxypeptidase N subunit 2-like, with product MREFLFLLLLASAASSRSHSTWCESGCKCRGDLRFAICSRAFFTHLPARVPPTTELLDLSDNHISVIPERSFGMNRKLRVLLLQNNNISAVRDGGFSLLEFLQKLDLSRNRIATLGEGFSAGLAFLRELQLAHNSLSGLDSRSFVHLDSLQRLNLSGNAIHAIQVRSFASMSGLRQLHLRANRLSTLSSGMFSMLRSLEVLDLAGNRINETRAGVFKPLTSMTLLNLADNRLSSLYFKTFLSIHTYSTHILLEGNLWNCDCDLQRVFRKLRSVQRLFLDDYYNLTCGQPAALRDYRLMEVDTELCLAETVTVLIITVTVVITLLAAMLMGERKRKKKKRGKHWTQQGELSDESDY from the coding sequence ATGAGGgagttcctgttcctgctcctgtTGGCGTCAGCGGCGTCCTCCAGGTCTCACAGCACCTGGTGCGAATCAGGCTGCAAGTGTCGTGGAGATCTGAGGTTCGCCATCTGCTCGCGGGCTTTCTTCACCCACCTGCCCGCCAGAGTCCCACCCACCACCGAGCTGCTGGACCTGTCCGACAATCACATCTCGGTCATCCCGGAGCGCTCGTTCGGCATGAACCGCAAGCTGCGCGTCCTTCTGTTGCAGAACAACAACATCAGCGCGGTGCGAGACGGCGGCTTCTCGCTGCTGGAGTTCCTGCAGAAGCTGGACCTCAGCCGGAACCGGATCGCCACGCTGGGCGAGGGTTTCTCCGCGGGCTTGGCCTTTCTGCGGGAGCTCCAGCTGGCCCACAACTCGCTGAGCGGCCTGGACAGCCGCAGCTTCGTGCACCTGGACAGCCTGCAGAGGCTGAACCTGAGCGGCAACGCCATCCACGCCATCCAGGTGAGGTCGTTTGCCTCCATGAGCGGCCTGCGGCAGCTGCACCTGCGGGCCAACCGGCTGAGCACGCTCAGCAGCGGCATGTTCTCCATGCTGCGCTCGCTGGAGGTCCTCGACCTGGCCGGGAACCGGATCAACGAGACGCGGGCGGGGGTGTTCAAGCCGCTCACCAGCATGACGCTCCTCAACCTGGCCGACAACCGGCTGAGCAGCCTCTACTTCAAGACCTTCCTGAGCATCCACACTTACAGCACCCACATCCTGCTGGAGGGGAACCTTTGGAACTGTGACTGCGACCTGCAGAGGGTGTTCCGGAAGCTGCGGAGCGTCCAGAGACTCTTCCTGGACGACTATTACAACCTGACGTGCGGGCAGCCCGCGGCGCTGCGCGACTACCGGCTGATGGAGGTGGACACGGAGCTGTGCCTGGCCGAGACCGTCACCGTGCTCATCATCACCGTCACCGTGGTGATAACCTTGTTGGCCGCCATGCTGATGGgggagaggaagaggaagaagaagaagagggggAAGCACTGGACGCAACAAGGGGAACTTTCCGATGAGTCAGACTATTGA